The Vitis vinifera cultivar Pinot Noir 40024 chromosome 12, ASM3070453v1 genome has a segment encoding these proteins:
- the LOC100248011 gene encoding basic blue protein has product MAVGRGSAVVAIVLVLCLVLPCDMVDAATFTVGGASGWAFNAVGWPKGKRFKAGDVLVFNYSPSAHNVVAVNKAGYNGCTTPRGSKVYQTGKDQIKLVKGANYFLCNFPGHCQSGMKIAVTAT; this is encoded by the exons ATGGCTGTGGGAAGAGGCAGTGCAGTTGTGGCCATAGTTCTGGTGCTGTGCCTTGTGCTTCCATGTGACATGGTTGATGCAGCCACCTTCACTGTTGGTGGTGCCAGCGGCTGGGCCTTCAATGCTGTTGGCTGGCCTAAGGGAAAGCGTTTCAAGGCTGGTGATGTGCTTG TGTTCAACTATAGCCCTTCGGCTCACAATGTGGTGGCGGTGAACAAGGCCGGGTACAATGGGTGCACCACCCCTCGAGGTTCCAAGGTGTATCAGACAGGGAAAGATCAGATCAAGCTGGTGAAGGGGGCCAACTATTTCCTCTGCAATTTTCCTGGGCATTGCCAATCTGGAATGAAGATAGCAGTAACTGCTacttaa